A genomic region of Rhea pennata isolate bPtePen1 chromosome 14, bPtePen1.pri, whole genome shotgun sequence contains the following coding sequences:
- the ADAM19 gene encoding disintegrin and metalloproteinase domain-containing protein 19, with the protein MRGRGLLCGIALSLLLRPPPRRAAGAAAGLELPHQVVIPHWETLGSPSSEKHPFRAEVRIKAEGQDLILDLEKNGNLFAPGYTETHYSRTGRPQTVSLPHTDHCFYHGVVRGREHSSVTLSSCKGLRGLIVLSHNSSYVLEPVHNRQNEHLVYRLEDLKLWRGACGYQGTEAIAGDWLRGFPPEEAPAYHRVKRETLQGTKYVELLLVADYAEFQKHRFNIEETRLKLVEAANYVDKFYRSLNIRIALVGLEIWSHRNKCDVTENPYSTLRSFLAWSSKERVYRKHDNAQLITGVPFQGTTVGLAPVMAMCSDFQSGGVNMDHSDNAIGVAATIAHEMGHNFGMNHDSAGCCTTSAEDGGCIMASATGHPFPKVFNQCNRKELEKYLQSGGGMCLSNMPDTKKIYGGKKCGNGYLEEGEECDCGEVEECNNPCCNANNCSLKLGAECAHGSCCQQCKLMSPGTLCRERSGLCDLPEYCTGESPFCPPNSYQIDGTSCEGEKAYCYSGMCLTYKDQCVQLWGPGARPAPDTCFENVNAAGDIYGNCGKDINGNYRKCDVRDAKCGKIQCQSSASKPLQSNAVAIDTTIHMERMQLRCRGTHVYRSESEEKEMLDPGLVLTGTKCGSHHVCFEGRCQNTSIIFESESCNKKCHGHGVCNNNKNCHCNPGWAPPFCNKEGMGGSLDSGPPVSEGFSVLVITLAILALILLLIGITFLFYCLKCRNKFVICSLKKTPQFSDTSGSGHANPAFKLKTPQEQRKAIGFPEIPSKPPPQQAPGLQINTQQPPTFSTGSSCGVGKPSRPVHQVVVKDIARRTPPSRPAPPAPKPPVSQDISRPRPPQRALPANPVPARPRTRPGDGPAIPLPPAHGRKPGQLYPATESTGVGMAGAGSVLNG; encoded by the exons AAACCTCTTTGCACCAGGCTACACTGAGACTCATTACAGCAGGACTGGAAGGCCCCAGACTgtgtctctgccccacaca GACCACTGCTTTTACCATGGTGTTGTGAGGGGCAGGGAGCACTCCAGTGTCACGCTCAGCTCCTGCAAAGGGCTGCG AGGACTCATTGTACTGAGCCACAATTCCAGCTACGTCCTAGAGCCAGTCCACAACAGGCAGAACGAGCACTTGGTCTATAGGCTGGAAGACCTGAAGTTGTGGAGAGGAGCCTGTGGCTACCAGGGCACTGAGGCCATCGCTGGAGACTGGCTTAGGGGCTTCCCCCCTGAGGAGGCACCTGCTTATCACAGG GTGAAGCGTGAGACTTTGCAGGGTACAAAATATGTGGAACTTCTGCTCGTAGCTGATTATGCAGAG tttcaGAAGCATCGCTTCAACATTGAAGAAACACGGCTTAAATTAGTGGAGGCGGCTAATTATGTAGATAAG TTTTACAGATCCCTGAATATCCGAATTGCCTTGGTGGGGCTGGAGATTTGGAGTCACAGGAATAAATGTGATGTAACTGAGAATCCCTACTCCACCCTGAGATCTTTTCTGGCTTGGAGTAGCAAGGAGAGAGTGTACAGAAAGCATGATAATGCCCAACTAATTAC GGGTGTTCCATTCCAAGGTACCACGGTTGGGTTGGCTCCTGTGATGGCCATGTGCTCTGATTTCCAGTCAGGAGGAGTAAACATG GATCACTCTGACAATGCCATTGGTGTTGCTGCTACCATTGCCCATGAGATGGGACACAATTTTGGCATGAATCATGATTCAGCTGGCTGCTGCACAACCAGtgctgaggatggaggctgCATCATGGCTTCTGCAACTGG GCACCCGTTCCCCAAGGTGTTCAACCAGTGCAATAGAAAAGAGCTGGAGAAGTATCTGCAGTCTGGTGGAGGGATGTGTCTCTCCAACATGCCGGATACCAAAAAAATATATGGTGGGAAGAAATGTGGAAATGGCTACTTGGAAGAGGGGGAGGAATGTGACTGTGGAGAGGTGGAG GAGTGCAATAACCCCTGCTGCAATGCCAACAACTGCTCACTGAAGCTGGGCGCTGAGTGTGCCCatggcagctgctgccagcagtgtAAG CTGATGTCTCCAGGAACTCTCTGCAGGGAAAGATCAGGACTTTGTGACCTCCCGGAATACTGCACTGGAGAGTCACCATTTTGCCCGCCCAACTCATACCAAATTGATGGGACTTCCTGTGAAGGAGAAAAGGCATATTGCTACAGTGGCATGTGTCTCACTTATAAAGACCAGTGTGTGCAGCTGTGGGGACCTG GAGCAAGGCCAGCACCGGACACCTGCTTTGAGAACGTTAATGCTGCTGGAGACATCTACGGGAACTGCGGGAAAGACATCAATGGCAACTACAGGAAGTGTGATGTGAG aGATGCTAAATGTGGGAAGATCCAGTGCCAGAGCTCTGCTTCCAAGCCACTGCAGTCCAATGCAGTTGCCATAGACACAACTATCCATATGGAGAGGATGCAGCTGAGGTGCCGTGGGACCCATGTGTACAGATCTGAGAGTGAAGAGAAGGAGATGCTGGACCCTGGCTTGGTGTTGACAGGAACAAAATGTGGGAGCCATCAT GTTTGCTTTGAGGGACGCTGCCAGAATACATCCATCATCTTTGAATCAGAAAGCTGTAACAAGAAGTGCCATGGGCATGGA GTTTGCAATAACAACAAGAACTGCCACTGCAACCCAGGATGGGCTCCCCCATTTTGCAACAAGGAGGGGATGGGAGGAAGCTTGGACAGTGGCCCCCCAGTATCAGAAG GCTTTTCAGTGTTAGTGATAACACTAGCAATCCTGGCTCTCATTCTCCTTCTCATTGGAATTACGTTTCTATTTTACTGTCTGAAATGCCGGAATAAATTTGTTATCTGTTCTCTAAAGAAGACTCCACAGTTCAG CGATACCTCTGGAAGCGGCCACGCAAACCCTGCCTTCAAGCTGAAAACCCCTCAGGAACAGAGGAAG GCTATTGGTTTCCCTGAAATCCCATCAAAACCTCCTCCCCAGCAAGCTCCAGGTCTCCAAATAAATACACAGCAGCCACCTACTTTCTCCACTGGCTCCAGCTGTGGTGTTGGGAAACCCTCACGGCCGGTGCATCAAGTCGTTGTGAAGGACATCGCCAGAAGGACACCTCCAAGCAGGCCAGCACCTCCTGCTCCCAAACCTCCAGTCTCTCAG gaTATTTCTAGGCCCCGGCCACCCCAAAGAGCTTTGCCAGCTAACCCCGTCCCAGCCAGACCCAGAACCCGGCCAGGGGATGGCCCTGCAATTCCCCTGCCCCCAGCTCATGGGAGAAAACCAGGACAACTCTATCCAGCAACAGAG AGTACAGGAGTCGGGATGGCTGGAGCAGGGAGTGTCCTCAACGGGTGA